The Rhodocytophaga rosea genome has a segment encoding these proteins:
- a CDS encoding SusC/RagA family TonB-linked outer membrane protein produces the protein MYETGGNSDGHKGAPSLKSALTMLETKYKVTFFYKTGLVEGLFTEVDRRKSNGTLEEDLTHILSKHKLTHKKAGEAFYVILPKAEQNKEIQKIETASLNPKNEAFTSVNHTSLVSINGMTSLYAIKAFAVSGKVSDENGDGMPGVNVLVKGSNVGTTTGGDGSYSLTAPDGNATLVFSYIGYTTEEVAINNRSTLDVALVPDVQSLSEVVVVGYGTVKKSDLTGSVASIKADKLLERNVTSVGQALQGRIAGVDVAMNTAAPGKFPKVRIRGINSINSSVDPLYVVDGVVGVNANALNPNDIESLEVLKDASATAIYGARGANGVIMITTKRGTRNRSSISYEGWGSYAVPASHVDRLNAKEFMDVYNTAFANAAKYDPQGFADGKYVPNNPLDFPNLFDANGNPLYDTDWEKEVYKPAWAQNHQLNLQGGAEKSTYGLSLGMTDQNGIMLNSGLKRYSARFTMDSDVKKWLTMGGSISITRTKQIEVDDANGGLNVPRMVFEAVPILPIKFPNGTWGRNRDWPGMEGGENPVRLATERQRTNNRIETLGDIYALFKIAPGLEFRSTFGYNLINEKRNFYSGRDLAQMSADQKGIADIWSRQRSYWQTENYLTWNKEINESNRFTAMVGLSWQEQNTEEYSAQTQNFIDDFFGWHNLGVGTVRSGIGSYDDRWALNSYFARFNYTLNDKYLFTLTGRADGSSRFGANNKYAFFPSAGVAWRISEEGFLKGNTTISNLKLRASAGSTGNQEISLFQSLQFLGTQEVLLGGNRQTAISRTSFGNPDLKWEVTNQFDIGLEVGLFNNRVELTADAYYKRTNDLLLGAPIPWSTGLGSVTQNIGSVENRGLEFALNTVNVQSDNFTWNTSINWSTFQNKILKLGVNNDDIFPGPWFLGQTNILRVGLPIGTFWGYKRLGTWGTAEADEAAKYGKLPGDLKWADLNNDGVIDGKDETAIGRMYPKWTMNISNTLTFKNFDFTFDIRFVQGADIVNATKHSVEDRQSIANSMATVLNAWRPDNQNTYIAQIRHYNAGYDTHMDDWWMEDGSFIRGQNFVLGYSLPASVIDRLKLQRLRLYASAQNLFLISDYSGYDPEAETFGGQLIQNIEFFQYPKPRTFNLGLNLTF, from the coding sequence ATGTATGAAACTGGTGGGAATTCAGATGGACACAAAGGAGCGCCGTCGTTGAAGAGTGCGCTAACTATGCTGGAGACTAAGTACAAGGTGACGTTCTTTTATAAAACCGGCCTGGTTGAAGGTCTGTTTACAGAAGTAGATCGCCGGAAATCAAATGGTACATTGGAAGAAGATCTAACCCATATATTATCAAAACATAAACTAACGCATAAAAAAGCAGGGGAAGCTTTTTATGTAATTCTTCCAAAAGCAGAACAAAACAAAGAGATTCAAAAGATAGAAACCGCTTCGTTAAACCCCAAAAATGAAGCCTTTACGTCTGTTAACCATACTTCTTTGGTATCAATAAATGGTATGACTTCGCTATATGCCATTAAGGCTTTTGCAGTATCAGGTAAAGTAAGTGATGAAAATGGAGATGGTATGCCTGGGGTAAACGTACTTGTAAAAGGAAGTAATGTAGGAACTACTACCGGTGGTGACGGTAGCTATTCTTTAACTGCACCTGATGGAAATGCTACACTGGTATTCTCTTATATCGGATATACCACTGAGGAGGTAGCTATTAATAACCGCTCTACGCTTGATGTGGCACTTGTTCCGGATGTACAGTCCTTGAGTGAAGTGGTTGTTGTTGGATATGGTACGGTTAAAAAATCGGATCTTACCGGATCAGTGGCTTCTATTAAAGCTGATAAATTATTGGAACGGAATGTTACCAGTGTAGGCCAGGCATTACAAGGCCGCATTGCCGGGGTGGATGTTGCTATGAATACAGCAGCGCCTGGAAAATTTCCTAAAGTACGTATCCGGGGTATTAACTCTATCAACTCGAGCGTTGATCCACTATATGTAGTAGATGGCGTAGTAGGAGTAAATGCGAATGCACTCAATCCGAATGACATTGAATCTCTGGAAGTATTGAAAGATGCTTCAGCTACAGCTATTTATGGCGCCAGAGGTGCCAATGGAGTAATTATGATCACTACCAAAAGAGGGACCCGTAACCGGAGTTCTATTTCTTATGAGGGATGGGGCTCGTATGCGGTACCAGCCAGCCATGTAGACCGCCTGAATGCAAAAGAATTTATGGATGTGTATAATACGGCTTTTGCCAACGCTGCCAAATACGATCCTCAGGGATTTGCTGATGGAAAATATGTGCCCAACAATCCGCTTGATTTTCCGAATTTATTTGATGCCAATGGTAATCCTTTGTATGATACCGATTGGGAGAAAGAAGTGTATAAACCAGCCTGGGCACAAAATCATCAGTTAAACTTGCAGGGCGGTGCAGAAAAATCAACATATGGCTTATCTCTGGGTATGACTGACCAGAATGGTATTATGCTGAATTCTGGCTTAAAACGGTATTCTGCCAGATTTACGATGGATAGTGATGTGAAAAAATGGTTAACGATGGGTGGTAGTATCTCCATTACCAGAACCAAACAAATAGAAGTAGATGATGCCAATGGTGGATTGAACGTACCCCGGATGGTGTTTGAAGCAGTGCCGATTCTACCTATTAAATTTCCGAATGGCACCTGGGGACGTAACAGAGACTGGCCAGGTATGGAAGGTGGTGAAAACCCGGTAAGATTAGCTACCGAACGTCAGCGGACCAACAACCGGATAGAAACCTTAGGTGATATATACGCCTTGTTCAAAATCGCTCCAGGCCTGGAATTCCGTTCTACTTTTGGCTATAACCTGATCAATGAAAAGAGAAACTTCTACTCAGGCCGTGATCTGGCTCAAATGTCGGCTGATCAGAAAGGTATTGCTGATATATGGTCTCGTCAAAGATCCTATTGGCAAACTGAAAATTATTTGACCTGGAATAAGGAAATTAACGAAAGTAACCGCTTTACAGCCATGGTAGGTTTATCCTGGCAAGAGCAAAACACAGAAGAATATTCTGCCCAGACTCAAAACTTCATCGATGACTTCTTCGGTTGGCATAACCTGGGTGTAGGAACCGTACGTTCTGGGATTGGTTCTTATGATGACAGATGGGCCTTGAACTCTTACTTTGCCCGTTTTAATTATACGTTAAATGACAAATACTTATTTACATTAACCGGGCGGGCCGATGGATCATCCAGATTTGGTGCCAATAATAAATATGCTTTTTTCCCATCAGCAGGGGTAGCCTGGCGTATTTCTGAAGAAGGATTTTTGAAAGGCAATACCACGATTAGCAACCTGAAATTAAGGGCAAGTGCAGGTTCCACTGGTAACCAGGAAATTAGCTTGTTCCAGTCTCTGCAGTTTCTGGGAACACAGGAAGTATTGTTAGGGGGTAACCGCCAGACAGCTATTTCCAGAACCAGCTTTGGTAACCCGGACCTGAAATGGGAAGTAACCAACCAGTTTGATATCGGTTTGGAAGTAGGTTTATTTAATAACCGGGTAGAATTAACTGCCGATGCTTATTACAAACGTACCAACGATCTGTTACTGGGAGCACCTATTCCATGGTCTACCGGTTTAGGCTCTGTTACACAGAATATTGGTTCTGTAGAAAATAGAGGTTTGGAATTTGCCCTGAATACGGTCAATGTACAAAGCGATAATTTCACCTGGAATACGAGCATTAACTGGTCAACTTTCCAGAACAAGATTCTGAAACTGGGTGTGAACAATGATGATATTTTCCCAGGCCCCTGGTTCTTAGGCCAGACTAACATTTTGCGCGTAGGCTTGCCTATCGGTACATTCTGGGGGTATAAGCGTTTAGGTACCTGGGGTACGGCTGAAGCAGACGAGGCAGCCAAATATGGTAAGCTCCCCGGTGATTTAAAATGGGCTGATTTGAATAATGACGGAGTTATAGATGGAAAGGATGAAACAGCCATTGGCCGGATGTATCCGAAATGGACAATGAACATTTCCAATACCCTTACTTTTAAAAACTTCGATTTTACATTTGATATCCGTTTTGTACAAGGAGCTGATATTGTGAATGCGACCAAACACTCTGTAGAAGACCGTCAGTCGATTGCCAATAGTATGGCTACGGTGCTGAACGCCTGGAGACCAGATAACCAGAATACCTATATTGCTCAGATCAGACATTACAATGCTGGGTATGATACCCATATGGATGACTGGTGGATGGAAGATGGTTCTTTTATCCGGGGACAGAACTTTGTATTGGGATATTCTTTGCCAGCTTCTGTTATTGACCGGCTCAAATTACAAAGACTACGGCTATATGCCAGTGCACAAAATCTGTTCCTGATTTCTGATTATTCCGGATACGATCCTGAAGCAGAAACTTTTGGAGGGCAACTTATTCAGAACATCGAATTCTTCCAGTATCCCAAGCCAAGAACATTTAACTTAGGTTTAAACCTAACCTTCTAA